Part of the Paenibacillus sp. YPG26 genome, AAAGCCGAACACATCGCTCTTTATTCTCTGTGCTTCATCCACCGCAGCCTGCATCTCTTGCTTGATTACTTTATTAAGCTCTTCCTGGAGCTGATTCAATACAGCGTTTTTACTGACGTCCAGGCCACAATTCACTTCCTTTATCGCGGCTTGCGGCATAACTGAGATCTGAATGACTGGATGCTCCGGATCTTTAAGCTGGGCCTTCACCCTGGTTCGGGAACGGATGATCTCGTAAGCAATGTACCCTTTCTGGTCGAGACATCCGGTTACCAGCGCTGTCTGCTTAATCTTGTCGCTTACCCAGACGAGCCCCCGGCTCTGGTTCAAACTCAGCCAGGACATTAATTTATCGCCGGCGAAGAGTCCTGCTCCTTCAACCTGGAGGATCGCAGGTGTGTTGATCTGCTCAATATTCGCCTTGGTGGGAGCGGTCTCCAGATCACCTTCAATCCGGACCCCGTTAATGACAGGACCGCCTCCATGGACCTGAAGTGCCCGGATTACATCGTCAATTTCCACCCTGTAGGTATTTCCCAGCAGCATGGAGGACGCCTGGGACTTCTGAGACAGGTCGCTGGACGGGATCTTGCCAATTGGCGTCATGAGCTTCACCATATCCGCGGCCTCCTGACCCTTTGCCAGGTACACCTGGGATGTTGTTCGAATCTGGGCATCACGCTCCACATAATCCAGCACATCCTTGATTCCGGTCCTCGCAAGCTCTTCGGAGAAAATGAGGGCATTAATATGCCCCAAAGAAAGGTATCTTGGAACCTTGCGTGAAGCTTCGCGAACGGCTTCAAATATTGTTCTTCCCTCGCCATAGTACACGGAGACAGGGGAACCGCCCCGGCTGTATTTCCCGGAGATCTCATCCGCAATAATTACCTGAAGGGATACCTTATACTTCGGCTTCTCCCCCTGCTGAAGGTCGATACCCATGCCGGATACCACCGCCCGCCGATTCAGCTCAATACTGTCCCAGCAGCCGGAGAGAAGCACCAGAGCCACGACGAGTCCTGTCAACCCCATCCATCTTCTGATCATGATGTCTGATTCCCTCCCTCTGTGCTATTGGAAGACTTCGGGTCATTATCTGAGAGCTCGTGAGTGGCCTTGCCCCACCTGCCGGGCTTCCCGCCTGTCTGACTCCCGAGCGGCTCGGCTTGGAGCTTATTCTCCGCCTTTCGCTCATCATCCGGGTTGAGCGGCTGGTTCTGGTTCTGGTTCTGGTTCTGGTTCTGGTTCTGGTTCTGGTTCTGGTTCTGGTTCTGGTTCTGGTTTTGATTCTGGTTCTGTCCCGAGCTTTGGTTCTGGTTCTGTCCCGAGCTTTGGTTCTGGTTCTGTCCCGAGCTTTGGTTCTGGTTCTGTCCCGAGCTTTGGTTCTGGTTCTGTCCCGAGCTTTGGTTCTGGTTCTGGTTCTGTCCCGAGCTTTGGTTCTGGTTCTGTCCCGAGCTTTGGTTCTGGTTCTGTCCCGAGCTTTGGTTCTGGTTCTGTCCCGAGCTTTGGTTCTGGTTCTGGTTCTGTCCCGAGCTTTGGTTCTGGTTCTGGTTCTGTCCCGAGCTTTGGTTCTGGTTCTGTCCCGAGCTCTGGCCGTCCGCCGCCTTGCTATTCTTCGCAGAACCCGGATTCTGGACGGATCCGTTCTTTCGCAGCGCCCAGAATGGGAAGATGAGCACCGTATCCTTCTGACTGGACAGCACGAATGGACTTAGCGGAGTCAAGTAAGGCAGACCGAACGACCGCAGGCTGTTCAGGTGGGCAACCAGCACAATGAGGCCAAGGGTAATGCCGTAGAAACCGAACATCCCCGCGAGGATCATGAAGAAAAAGCGGACCAGTCTCCCTGCAATAGACAGATTGTAGGCAGGAATGGCGAAGCTGGCAATCCCTGTGAGCGCCACTACAATAACCATGACGGGTGTGATGATGCCGGCTTCAACAACCGCCTGTCCGAGAATAAGAGCGCCTACGATAGACACGGTCTGTCCAATCGCCCGCGGCATGCGTACACCCGCCTCCCTGAGAATTTCGAAGGCCGTCTCCATGAGCACGGCCTCTACAAAGGCCGGAAAAGGCACCCCTTCACGCTGGGCCATCAGACTGATCAGCAGCTGGGTTGGAATCATTTCATAGTGAAAGGTAGTCAAGGCGATATAGATGGCGGGTCCAAGAATGAGCACCACAAAACTCACATACCGGACCAATCTCATAAGGATACTAATGTCAAACCGCTGGGAATAATCCTCAGCAGAATGGAAGAACTGGGGAAAGGATGCCGGCATGATTAATGCGAACGGAGTTCCGTCGATCAAGATAACTACCCTGCCCTCCACAAGGTTCCCTGCAGCCACGTCCGGCCGCTCTGTATTGAAGATCGTAGGGAAAGGGGTAAAGGTATGATCCTGAATAAATTCCT contains:
- a CDS encoding Ger(x)C family spore germination protein, producing the protein MIRRWMGLTGLVVALVLLSGCWDSIELNRRAVVSGMGIDLQQGEKPKYKVSLQVIIADEISGKYSRGGSPVSVYYGEGRTIFEAVREASRKVPRYLSLGHINALIFSEELARTGIKDVLDYVERDAQIRTTSQVYLAKGQEAADMVKLMTPIGKIPSSDLSQKSQASSMLLGNTYRVEIDDVIRALQVHGGGPVINGVRIEGDLETAPTKANIEQINTPAILQVEGAGLFAGDKLMSWLSLNQSRGLVWVSDKIKQTALVTGCLDQKGYIAYEIIRSRTRVKAQLKDPEHPVIQISVMPQAAIKEVNCGLDVSKNAVLNQLQEELNKVIKQEMQAAVDEAQRIKSDVFGFGSVIERTNPKVWKSLEPRWADVFARLEVEYSVQSVIRYSGMRDRSYQSSQTTKEE
- a CDS encoding spore germination protein; protein product: MNRTRTSRRGGRSIRSYTAEPAQQENNGHSPEVGKSSEGGMPASRELEQILDRIKQEFGDSSDIVVRRLRIGQKTTKHAALVYMNGLVDNKTINEFVTGSLLDTQEDDLDPGDTEGWIQFLVDRAIASGEVQVITEWKDMLLTILSGHSVLVLDGCEQVISVGTQGGEARSITEPTSQLVVRGPKDSFVESVVTNVSLIRRRIKSADVRLENMKIGSITNTRVSIMYIQNIAEKRLVDEVRQRLEKIDTDSILESAYIEEFIQDHTFTPFPTIFNTERPDVAAGNLVEGRVVILIDGTPFALIMPASFPQFFHSAEDYSQRFDISILMRLVRYVSFVVLILGPAIYIALTTFHYEMIPTQLLISLMAQREGVPFPAFVEAVLMETAFEILREAGVRMPRAIGQTVSIVGALILGQAVVEAGIITPVMVIVVALTGIASFAIPAYNLSIAGRLVRFFFMILAGMFGFYGITLGLIVLVAHLNSLRSFGLPYLTPLSPFVLSSQKDTVLIFPFWALRKNGSVQNPGSAKNSKAADGQSSGQNQNQSSGQNQNQNQSSGQNQNQNQSSGQNQNQSSGQNQNQSSGQNQNQSSGQNQNQNQSSGQNQNQSSGQNQNQSSGQNQNQSSGQNQNQSSGQNQNQNQNQNQNQNQNQNQNQNQNQNQNQPLNPDDERKAENKLQAEPLGSQTGGKPGRWGKATHELSDNDPKSSNSTEGGNQTS